The sequence GGCAACTGCAGGCGCTGTGGGGTTACCCCATGGTCGATTGATTGTTGACTTTACGATTGGAATGAAAAGGCGGCTTGGGCTTTCAAGCCACCCGTTTTCATTCGCGACAGGATCGGTTATACGAGCCGTACTGTGATCTCTTTTTTCGAGTCCCTCTGGCAGGAATCGTTTCCGGGTCTCTCGCCACGTGATTCGTGCGGGGGCTCTCACTGTCCATTGTTCTCATTGTCTGAAACAGCGCGATTTCTCGCACGTTCCTGTTATCATCGGGACCTGTCCAGCTTCGCATCATTCAACAGTTGCCTCCCATCCAGCGATGATCGACCCAAATGCTACTGCTTGAACTGCTGAAACGCCTGCTGTTTGGTTCGTCTGCAGTTTCCTCGAAAAAACGTGTGGTCGAAACCGCCTCGTCTCGTTCTGACGGCCGGTTCTCGCCGCCTGCTGAGGCCTCCGTTGCCGTTGCCGATAAGCCGCGCAAAAAACCCAGAGAAGAACAGACCTGGCCGATTCTACGGCCGTTGCGTCGCAAGAAGGTCCGGCCTGAGCGTGATGCCGCCGCGAACGCGGGCAGCAAGCAATACCCCTTCGCGTATCCGTATGTGGTTTCCGACGGCAGCTATCTCGACCTGACAAAGGATACCGATCGGGAGCGGCTCGATCGCTGGGATCTGCCTTACTTTGAAACTCCGACGCAGCTCGCCGAGTGGTTCAATCTGCCGCTGGGGCAACTCGCCTGGCTGACCGATCGGTTCAGCGATGGCAAACGCCCGGTCGACAAAAGCAAGGCCCACTACCGCTACCAGTGGCGAACGAAGCGCAGCGGGGGATACCGACTCATTGAAGCTCCGCTCCCGTTGATGCGACAGGTGCAGGAGCAGATTCTCGACGAAATTCTCGACCGTGTGCCGACCCACGATGCCGCTCATGGATTCTGTGCGGGCCGGTCCGTGGTCACCAATGCCGAGCCGCATGTCGGCCAGGCCGTCGTCGTGAAGTTCGACCTCGACAATTTCTACACCCGTGTCCGTTACTCGCGGGTCGTGGCGGTCTTCCGCAGCTTTGGATACTCGCGTGAAGTGGCGATCTGGCTGGCGAGGCTGAGTACCTCGGCCATTCCGGCCAACCTCGATTTCCCGGGACGGCAGCCGAAACGGTTGAGACTGTTTCTACCGAGACACCTGCCTCAGGGCGCCCCGACTTCGCCCTGCATGGCGAATCTGGTGGCCTTTTCGCTCGACGTTCGGCTGTCCGGTCTGGCGAAGTCCTTCGGAGCGACCTACACGCGGTATGGAGACGACCTGACCTTCTCGGGGGACGAGTCCTATCTCCGTTCCCTGCGGGTGTTCATTCCGCTGGCGCATCAGATCATCCGCCAGGAACGCTTCGTTCTGAACGGCAAGAAGAAGCAGATCCGCCGCCGCGTGAGCCAGCAGAAAGTCACTGGCGTTGTCGTCAACGACAAAACGAACATCCCGCGGAAAGAATTCGACCGCCTCAAAGCCACACTGCACAATTGCGTCCAGCACGGCCCGGATTCGCAGAATCACGATCAGCATCCTAACTTCCGAGCCCATCTCCGCGGACGCATTGCCTACGTGCAGCAGTTGAATGAACATCGTGGCAACAAACTGCTCAGCCTCTATCAGGCCATCAACTGGTCGTAGATGTCACGCGGGTTAGGCGAGAGGATGAGGGGAAACGCGGGGGCCATACCTCGCAGACCGAGGATTCCCGATTTGCGGGGAACGCGGCCGGCTGATCGCCCCGCTCATCCGGAATTGGGAATTCACCCGGAGTGCCGAGTCCGAAGGGCGGCCGGTGTTCAGGATTTGTGAATTTTACCGCGGAAGAGCCCTGTTTTCCCGGTGAAAACCGCTCTTTTCGCAAATGATGATTAGTGGTACATTTCGCGGCTCCTGCGTACGTTGCTCTCGCAGCAATCCTAGAAACTCAGTCGCTGTAGCGGTCGTACCTGTCCCTCCGAAGCTACGACAAATCGATCGACAAGGATGTCGTCTCATGAAACTCTGTCGCTTCCCCGTGACTTCACCTTCTGCGCTGCTTTGCTGTCTCACGCTGTTTGCCAGCGCATGGTCTACGACCGTCTCAGCTCAACAGGGAAATGCTCCTGGTCAGGCTCAGGTCCAGACTCCTGCTCCTGAAGGCCCGCAGTTGAGTCCGGAACTCAATTTCATCCTGGATAACTGGGAGAAAGCCGGCGACGTGACCGAGCGGCTTGAAGGCAAGCATATCCGCTACATCTACGACCACGTATTCTTTGTCGAAAAGTGGGCCGCCGGCGAGTTCTACTACGAAGCTCCCGACAAAGGTCGGCTCGACCTGGCCGCGCCGTCGGCCTTTGAAAAAGGGAAAAAGCGGGTTCGAAACGGCAAAGAATACACGATTGAAGCCGATAAGCCGGAACGCTGGATCTGCGATGGCACGCAGGTTTACGCCATCGATGAAGATCGCCGGGAGTACCAGCGTTTGCCGATTCCGATCGACAGTCGCGGCAAGAATATTGTCGATGGTCCACTGCCGTTTCTGTTCGGCATCTCTAAAGAGAAGGTGCTGATGCGGTATCACGTGATGCTGCACACGGCCGAAACCGGTGGCAAGCACGATCTGAATCAGGGCATCATTCACCTTCGCGTCAAGCCGCTCTGGCAGCAGGACGCCGCCAACTGGCAGGAAGCCGAAGTGATGCTGAATGCCAAATCCTATTTGCCGAGTGCGATCAAGCTGATCCATCCCGGTGGGAATGCGGAGACGGTTTACGTGTTCCAGGATGTCGTACGAAACGCCGAGCAGAGCCTGGTGCGTCAGCTGTGGAAGGGGAACCCTTTCGAGCCGAGCCTGCGCGGCTATAAAGAACTGACGGCAACAGCAGCGGAGCCTGGAACAGAAGCCCCAGTAAGACGATGAAATCGGCTGGATTGATGTGATCGACTGCAAAAAGTTTACTTAACGAACCAGATTGCTTCTGGATTTCTGAGGGCAGACTCGCCACAATACGGGCGCGTTTTCTTCAGTATTTTTCATGACGCGAAGCGAACTGAGTTCAGGATAATTCATGGCGACGATGGATCCCGCAGTGAAAACACATAAACCGTATCATCGCAATGCATACGAGTTTGTTTTCGACTCTCTGCGTTACACGCAGGAGATGCTCAATCGGGGGCATGTGGTCGACGAGATGACCGAAGACTCCGCGCACATCTCGGGCCGGGAACTGCTCGAAGGTGTCCGTCTGCTCGCTTTGGAGCGGTTTGGACTGCTCTCGCAGATGGTCTTCCGCTCCTGGGGCATCAAGTCGACAGAAGACTTTGGCCGTATCGTCTTCGAACTGGTCGAACGTGGCGAGATGAAGAAGACCGAACGGGACAGCATCAGCGACTTCGTACACGTTTACGAGTTCGAAGAAGCCTTCGACGACAACTACGTCATCGATCTTCGCGAAGCCTTCAAGGTCGACCGCTAAGCCTCTGCGATTGCTGGTTTCCTGGTCGTTATCGGAAACCGTTGACTGATTCTCTCCGGGGCGATTCCGAAAGAACCGGGCTCATGCCGCCAGCTCAGGAAGCCGATGCCGTTCCTGCCGAAACGCGCGGCCGTCGCCGGGATCCTCGCTTTTATCTGGCGCTGGGAATTGGACTCGTCTGGCTTCTCATTCTAGCCGGCCTCTCTCTCTGGACCGCCAATCCCGTGACGGTGAACCGCGAACAGCTCCTGCTGGCCGATGCGGTTATCATCGCTGAGATTGTCGAGCCCACGGGCGAAGTCAAAGTGTCGTCGATTCTGAAAGGTCGAGCCGACGGCGATTTGCAGCCGGAATCGAGAGTCTCAATCCACCGTGCTGGGGATCACTGGAACGCAGGCGAAAACCGCGTGCTGCCGTTGACGCGGGATGCGAATGGAAACTGGACCATCGCCCCGGCTCCGCTGCCCGACACGGTGCATCTCGATTACCCGGCTACTGACGAGGTGCTGGAGCAGGTCGACGAGATTCTGCAGCGCCCTCGTTCCTGAGTCCGGCCGATTACTCGGGGATAATGCATCCTCCCAGTCGCTTACGTCTTCCGCTTCCGCTTGGAGGGGTACGGCTCGGCCAGTTGTCTCTCGACGTGCTTGAAGACGAATCCAGACGCCAGAGCGACGATTTCCAACACGATGAAAACCGTCGGCAGCCAGAGTCGTTTGGAGAAATGCCACGAGATCACCGCCGGGGCGTTTGGCAGCTGGTGGAGTCCTCGGTAACCGAAGAGTGCCACGGACTTCGCCCATAGGGTGGCAACGTGAACCCGGGTGATTCGCACCCGCCGTGTTTCCTGGGTGTCGGCGGGTTCGTCGGTTACGGTCGGAGCGTGAGCTTCAACGTACGATCCAGCCAGAGAGCACCAGCCGAACGCGGCGATAATCACCATAACGCTGGCCACCACCCAGGTGAGTGACAGTCCGGATTCCTGCATGTGAGCACTTCCCAAAATCTGTCCAGAAGCTGCAACAACCCCGGCGGAACTTATATAAAAGTGTCCACTGAGGTGGTAGTCTCATCGGCAGGGACGACTGCGCGGTCCGGCTTCCTCATCTGGCGCAAGCCCTAACGATTGTGAGATTTTCGGCACGAAAATATTCTGAAATCGCCAACGATTCGGGTTGATTGCTCGTATCGGGGTAGGGGTGGTCATATACTCCAGATCGTTTTTTCGCGGGGAGCGTCTGCGCATTCTCCGCTCTTGTCGTCGGGCATTCAGCTCGCGGCTGGTCTTTCGTGAAACATCTTTTCTATCCATCTGACGCAGCTTGGTGGTAAGGCCCGAGGCATGAATCAACCGGAAAATGTGATCGAGATTCGCAATCTCTCCAAAGTCTACCGCGATTTCTGGGGGCGCAAGAAAGTCCAGGCTCTCAAGTCGTTGAGCCTCGAAGTTCGCAAAGGGGAGATCTTCGGTCTCCTTGGTCCGAACGGTTCCGGCAAGACCACCACGATGAAACTGCTGCTCGGACTGCTCTTTCCGACCGGCGGTGATGTCAGCATTTTCGGCGAGCCGGCTTCGAACGTCGAAAAGAACGAACGCATCGGGTATCTGCCGGAAGAGTCGTATCTGTACCGCTTCCTGAATGCGGAAGAGACACTCGACTTCTACGGTCGTCTGTTCAACATGCCGGCTGATGTTCGCAAGAAGCGTTGTGATGAACTCATTCAGCAGGTCGGCATTCAGCACGCCCGTAAACGACAGCTCAAAGAGTATTCCAAGGGGATGACCCGTCGTATCGGCCTGGCTCAGGCGCTGATCAACGATCCCGATCTGGTTCTGCTCGACGAACCGACCTCCGGTCTGGATCCGATCGGTACCCGCGACATGAAAGACATGATTCTGAAGCTCCGCGATCAGGGCAAAACCGTGGTGATGTGTTCGCACCTTCTGGCCGACGTTCAGGATGTGTGTGACCGGATCGCGATTCTCTACGGCGGCGAACTCAAGGTCATCGGCCGCGTCGAAGAGCTGCTCAAGTCGAAGGAACAGGAACAGATCCTGACCAGCACGCTGAGCGACGAAGCTCTCAACGAAGTCAAAGCCGTTCTCAAGAAGCACAATGCCGACTTCATCTCGGCCGACCGGCCGACCTCGACTCTGGAAGACCTGTTCCTCAAAACGGTGCAGATCAGCCAGGCTCAGCCCGGGAAACGGTTTGTGGCCGAAGGGGGCGACCAGGGCGAATCTCCTCTCGACGACGAGCAGAAGGCCGCCGAGAACAAGACCGCCGAGAACAAGGCGAGCACCTGAGTCGTCGACTGAAGGGCCACGCTCCCGGCGAGGTCCGCACACATGCCAATGATTCCGGATTCATCATCCGTAGCATCTTTTGATATTCATTCTCTTGCGGAGTACCTCGATCAATGTCCTTTGACGTTGTCGGATTTGATTTTCTCGAAGGACTGACGCACTTCCTGAAAGTGTTCGGCGGCATTCTCGCTGCTGCTCTGGTCGTGTCCCTTGTTATCGCCTTCCTGAAGTACGGGCCTCGCGGTTTCGGACTGTTCTTCAAGACCATCTGGCAGGCGGTCGTCGATTTCGTACATACCTCGCCGCGCCGGGTGTGGGCGATCACGATGCTCACCTGGAAAGAATCGAGCCGAAAGAAGGCTCTGTTCGTCTTCGTGGTCTTCGCGTTGCTCATCATGTTCGCCGGCTGGTTCCTCCGGTCCTCGGTTGACCGGCCCGATCTGCAGCTCAAGGTCTACGTGAAGTTCGTGCTGACCGCGATCTCCTGGCTGACGCTGCCCGTGGTCCTGCTGCTCGCCTGCTGGGGGCTGCCGACCGACATCAAGAACCGTTCGCTGCACACGGTAGTGACCAAGCCGACGCGTCGTCATGAAGTGGTCCTGGGACGCTTCTTCGGATTCTCTCTCGTCGGAACTGTGGTTCTGCTTGTTATGGGAGTCATCGGCTACTTCTGGACCGTGGGACAGATGCCGGCCGGGGCGAAGTCGGAACTCGTGGGCCGTGTCCCGGTCTATGGTGACATGACTTACTCCAACCGCGAGGGGAATCGTCGTCAGGACACGAGCGAAGAGTCGAGCGGAGTTAACGTCGGCGACATCTGGGAATTCCGCAGTTATATCGAAGGGGGAACGAAGTCCCGAACCTTCTACGACTTCGACAACCTGAATGTCAGCGCCATCCGCAATGCCGGCCAGTTCCGGATCGAATACAACTTCGAAGCGTTCCGCACGCACAAAGGGGATATCGACAAGCGTCTGGCCTGCCAGATGACGATCGTCAATAACACCAACGGACTACGTGTCCCCCTGCCGATTTTCGAGGTGCACGAATTCAGTAACCGGGCCGCGGATAAGACCATTGTCCTGGGCGGCACCGACGAAGACGGCAACAGTATTGACACTGTCACCTATAATGAAGAAGCAACCAACGAACTGAAGACGGTGAACCTGTACGACGAGGTTCTCGAAGGGGGCGACATCACGATTGAAGTGCAATGTCTCGACCCCGGTCAGTTCCTGGGAATGGCGCGTCCCGACCTGTTTATCCGCATGCCGGACCGCTCGTTCGCCTCAACTTATTTCAAGGCGGTCTTCGGAATCTGGCTGCAGATGGTGCTGATCATCGTGATCGGTGTGACGGCCAGCTGTTTCGTGAAGGGACCCGTGGCGACGCTGCTCACCTTCGGTATTCTGGTCGTGGGAACCGGCTTCAGCGAACTGATGCAGGGGCTGGCAGCCGGGCAGACAGAAGGTGGCGGACCATTCGAGTCGGCCTACCGGATGTTTATGCACCTGAATCCGACGACCGGGTTCGATGATGGTCCGCTGAAAACCGTGATCACTCTGGTGGACCAGATTGCCATCGGCTTCCTCTGGACGGTGCAGCACCTGTTCCCGCGGTTCGAGTACTACAACATGATTCCATTCGTGGCGAACGGCTTTGATGTGCCCTGGAGAGCATCGCTTCTCCCGAGCATTGCCGTGACCCTCGCCTTTGTTATTCCGTGTCTTATTCTCGGTTACTTCTCACTGCAATTAAGAGAAATGGAAGCGAAATGAATCGCATTTCGTCACAGCAGCGAAAATTGGTTTACCTCATTGCGATGGGCTTGCTGCTCGCTCCAATCGTCTACTTCGGCGCTCCGGGCGACGGGTCGGACGATTCCGGCGGCCAGCTGTCCCAGCTTCGCAGTGAATACGATCTGGGCGAAACGAGCCTCGGCAACGTCGATCCGGCTTCTGCCACGATGAACCTCGTTCTGCTGGGGCTGAGGGGCATCGCCTCGAACATGCTTTGGGGGCAGGCCGTTGAGCAGAAGGATCAGAAAGACTGGGCCGGACTGCGGGCTACGGTCGACTCGATCGTCCTGTTGCAGCCACACTTCAAGCAGGTGTGGGAGTTCCAGGGCTGGAATCTGGCCTACAACGTCTCCGCAGAATGGGACGGCGTCGCTGACCGCTACGAGTGGGTCAAGGAAGGCGCGAAGTTCATGATCAAAGGAAGCGACCGCAATCAGAAGTATCCGGAGCTCGCCTGGGAAACCGGTCGAATTCTGGGGCAGAAAATCGGTCGTGCGGATGAAAAGAAATACTTCCGGGAGTACTTCCTGGATGACCCGACCCGCGAAGGCGGCGGTCCGGATCCGGACGTGAACCCGGACGGAAAAGATAACTATCTGGCGGCCAAGGACTGGTTCGTTCGGGCCAACGAAGTCGAAGACCAGCCGGGCATTTCTCAGAGTCGACTCGCTCGCGTGCTGTTCCGTTCGTATCCGGTTCGCTCGCAGATTGACTATGCCGATACCTTCCAGTCGGAAGGGAAGTTCGACGAGATCGAGCGTATTCGGGAAGCCTGGGAAGTGGCCTCGACCGAGCTGCGAAACGACTGGGGTTCGGAACGCTTCATGACGCCCGCCGGAGCCATCATTCTCGAAGCCAACGACGAGGCCCTGGAGGCGATCGTCAAAGAAGAAGGGGAACGATTCTCCCTGGCCGAAAAGCGGGAATGGGTGAACCGTCGACAGAACATGTCGAACTACCGTTACTGGCGTCTGCGGTGTCAGGTCGAATCGGAAGAAGAGACCATCAATGCTCACCGCAACCTGTTCCTCGGCAAGCGGGCTCTCATCGATCGTGGAGACGTGGTCGAGGCGGAGCGACTGCTGACCGAAGGGATGGTCGCCATGGAAGAGATTCTTTCCGAATGGCCGGAACTGGAGCAGGAAGACAACTTCCGCGAGGAATGTCTGAAAGCTGTCGTGCTGTGGCGTGGTGCCAAGCAGGCGCAGGGTAAGGACGTGCCTGCCGACTTCCCGTTGAGGAATCTCTGGGATTCGTATCCAACCGAAGCGGCCGAGTACACCGAACTGTTCCGCACGCTCTACGGCGGCTGATCGCTCGGAATCTCTGGAACTTCATTTGACCTGCCGCACGATTCACGCAGGCGTCGTCACGGATGTGCGACCTTTTGTGCGGCAGGTTTTTTCGTGCGCTGCCGAGGACAGTCGTTGCGTTGCCCGGCAGGCTGCTATGATGTTGCCAGGGCAAACCGGCTCAATGTCTATCGTGCCGGCCGGGGTGGCCCTGATAGCTGTGCTATCAGGGCGGCGAAGCCGTTGGAGGCTGCATTTCGATGTAATTCCACGTGGGGCCACGCGGCAGGTGGGCCCAGACGTGCACGTCTGGGTGACGAAGTCACAGGAAGCCGCTGTCCGTCGCGGCAGGGTTCAGACGAGACAAGCTGAGTTCACGTCGGTAAGCAGCCTCTTGTGGCTGCGCCACTCAGACGCACGCGTCTGAGCCATCCTTAAAGATGTTGATCAGACGCCGGCTGGAAACATCGATGCCATGGAACCCGACGCGAATTCGATACAGGGTCATCATCAGGAAGCAGACAACTCATGAATGAACGTTACGCAGAACTGGTTTCACAGCTTCAGCAGGTCGGATTGCTTGGCTCGATCGGCAGTGTGCTCGGCTGGGAGCAGGAGACCTACATGCCGGGCGGAGGAGCGGAACTTCGCTCTCGACAGATCAGCCTGATCGCTGGCATGGCACATCAGCGGGCGACCGCTCCGGAGCTCGGCGAGCTTCTGGCCGAACTGTCGACCCAGGACTGGGGCGATCC is a genomic window of Rubinisphaera margarita containing:
- a CDS encoding ABC transporter permease; its protein translation is MSFDVVGFDFLEGLTHFLKVFGGILAAALVVSLVIAFLKYGPRGFGLFFKTIWQAVVDFVHTSPRRVWAITMLTWKESSRKKALFVFVVFALLIMFAGWFLRSSVDRPDLQLKVYVKFVLTAISWLTLPVVLLLACWGLPTDIKNRSLHTVVTKPTRRHEVVLGRFFGFSLVGTVVLLVMGVIGYFWTVGQMPAGAKSELVGRVPVYGDMTYSNREGNRRQDTSEESSGVNVGDIWEFRSYIEGGTKSRTFYDFDNLNVSAIRNAGQFRIEYNFEAFRTHKGDIDKRLACQMTIVNNTNGLRVPLPIFEVHEFSNRAADKTIVLGGTDEDGNSIDTVTYNEEATNELKTVNLYDEVLEGGDITIEVQCLDPGQFLGMARPDLFIRMPDRSFASTYFKAVFGIWLQMVLIIVIGVTASCFVKGPVATLLTFGILVVGTGFSELMQGLAAGQTEGGGPFESAYRMFMHLNPTTGFDDGPLKTVITLVDQIAIGFLWTVQHLFPRFEYYNMIPFVANGFDVPWRASLLPSIAVTLAFVIPCLILGYFSLQLREMEAK
- a CDS encoding Minf_1886 family protein, with translation MATMDPAVKTHKPYHRNAYEFVFDSLRYTQEMLNRGHVVDEMTEDSAHISGRELLEGVRLLALERFGLLSQMVFRSWGIKSTEDFGRIVFELVERGEMKKTERDSISDFVHVYEFEEAFDDNYVIDLREAFKVDR
- a CDS encoding reverse transcriptase family protein, whose translation is MLLLELLKRLLFGSSAVSSKKRVVETASSRSDGRFSPPAEASVAVADKPRKKPREEQTWPILRPLRRKKVRPERDAAANAGSKQYPFAYPYVVSDGSYLDLTKDTDRERLDRWDLPYFETPTQLAEWFNLPLGQLAWLTDRFSDGKRPVDKSKAHYRYQWRTKRSGGYRLIEAPLPLMRQVQEQILDEILDRVPTHDAAHGFCAGRSVVTNAEPHVGQAVVVKFDLDNFYTRVRYSRVVAVFRSFGYSREVAIWLARLSTSAIPANLDFPGRQPKRLRLFLPRHLPQGAPTSPCMANLVAFSLDVRLSGLAKSFGATYTRYGDDLTFSGDESYLRSLRVFIPLAHQIIRQERFVLNGKKKQIRRRVSQQKVTGVVVNDKTNIPRKEFDRLKATLHNCVQHGPDSQNHDQHPNFRAHLRGRIAYVQQLNEHRGNKLLSLYQAINWS
- a CDS encoding ABC transporter ATP-binding protein; amino-acid sequence: MNQPENVIEIRNLSKVYRDFWGRKKVQALKSLSLEVRKGEIFGLLGPNGSGKTTTMKLLLGLLFPTGGDVSIFGEPASNVEKNERIGYLPEESYLYRFLNAEETLDFYGRLFNMPADVRKKRCDELIQQVGIQHARKRQLKEYSKGMTRRIGLAQALINDPDLVLLDEPTSGLDPIGTRDMKDMILKLRDQGKTVVMCSHLLADVQDVCDRIAILYGGELKVIGRVEELLKSKEQEQILTSTLSDEALNEVKAVLKKHNADFISADRPTSTLEDLFLKTVQISQAQPGKRFVAEGGDQGESPLDDEQKAAENKTAENKAST